One Argentina anserina chromosome 6, drPotAnse1.1, whole genome shotgun sequence genomic window, TAACTTCTAGAATCTTTATGTCATTATAGCTTAAGTGCTACATGCAGCAACTTCTAAGTGGACTGAATCACTGTCATAGTCATGGTGTTTTGCATCGTGACATAAAGGGGTCAAATCTTCTTATTGACAACAATGGAATCTTGAAAATTGCGGACTTTGGCTTGGCCAGCTTTTATGATCCACATCACAGTGTTCCACTGACAAGTCGTGTTGTCACTCTCTGGTATCGACCTCCAGAGCTCTTACTTGGAGCCTCTAAATATGGGGTTGCAGTGGATCTGTGGAGCACTGGTTGCATTCTAGGAGAATTATATTCTGGAAAACCTATCCTTCCGGGAAAAACAGAGGTAACATTTTACGAATTCCTTCTCCTGTCCCCTTCGCTGAGATACATGCATCGTTTATGACCTTGTGGGCTGCATTGAATCATTATTATACTCCGGAATTATCAAATGTTAAATTATACTCAAAATAAAACTGGACTACGATTTCTTTATGCTCTTCATTCTTATTTTAAATTGTTGCTGGTAGTAATGTTGTTGAGATTGGAAGTTCCATGGAGAGActatatatttatttcatGTATCAATGCTAGAAGACACTTGTTCAGATATCATAATTATTGAcaggtttttttatttattagatATGTCCGCAATAATTCTTGGAGCTAACAGTTTAATTCAAAATTACTCATCATTATATATGAGAATGAAATTGAAGAACCATTGTTATGATCAATTGTAATAACGAAAAGCTAAATACTAAGCTCATGTATCCTGCGGAGGTACATCTTTTGATTCTGTTATCAATCGATTTCAAATTTGAAGTGAACTTTCCCCTTCTGTCTTCTATCAGAAAAGCATATGCACATATGTTAATAAATCTGTTGGTTCATATTTCCAATTTATCCTTAGCGTATTGTATAATGCCTCAAACCATCTTTgtctgtatttttttttgagtaGTTTATCTTTATGTTGTAGGTTGAACAATTGCATAAAATTTTTAAGCTCTGTGGCTCGCCATCTGATGATTATTGGCGTAAATTACACTTACGACATTCAACAGTTATTAAACCCCCACAACCTTATAGAAGATGTGTTGCAGAGACTTTTAAGGATCTTCCTGCTGCTGCTCTGCAGCTTATGGAAAGTTTACTATCTGTGGATCCCTCTGATCGAGGAACTGCTGCTATTGCTCTCAATAGTGAGGTGCgcaaatatatatttgaattaCAGCACAGCTAGTTTTGTGAATGCTAATACTGTGATTTCTAGAATTTGCATGCATTCTTAAATTCATCCCATTATCCCCTAGCTGATCCGCTCCTTTTgttttccaattgtttatatgtggttttaactttaTGTGTACTTCTCCTAGTTGATTAAAAACACCTGGCACCATCAAAAGAGACCCTGGAAACAAAGGGAACAAAAAGAAGTATAGACGACAAAACACCATGGTTTAATTTATATCAAATCTGGGGatagataaaataatttaaatagaaccaaaaattttaaaattagtaCTTCTGAAAAATGTGTATATAGGTACTCTTTTAATCTGTTGCTTAAGGTATTacctttcttttttctgacAAATGGTTATCTAGAGAACGAATAGTTCAGTTATAGCGTGTTTATATGCACCACCTGGTTGTGTATTTTCATCACGTTTATATGAATCATTTTGATATTAACTAAACTTAAATGTATGTTTCTGTCGTTGTGGAGATCATACACATGAGCACAGCATGAACTCAATGAAGATAGTAGCGCACATGTGgatcagaaaaataaataaataagttaAAGGTGGACTAGTTTAGTAATACCAAGTTCTTACACTTCTGTTATTATTATTGTAAATATGAACCACTTTTATTTCCAGACCAACAACAAGAACTAACTATTTCAATAGCTGTCCATGATTTGTTTGTTCAAGAGCTGTCTATTGTTAATCAATGGGGTCTATGAATTCTTTTAACTTGGCTATGTATATTCTACAGTACTTTACCAGCAAACCTCTCGCATGTGAACCTTCAAGTATGCCCAAGTACCCCCCATGCAAGGAGATTGATGCAAAATTGAGAGAAGATGAAGCTCGAAGGTACTGCTTAAACCCTAAGTTCAGTACACTCTTTTGGAAATAGTACAGGAATAGTTGAAGTTAAATTTTTGGGTTACTTCTTTTAGGCAAGGGGCAATCAGAGGAAGGGCTCAGAAAGTAGACCTTGCAAGCAGAGGACAACCCTCTTCTGCAGCAAATGCTAATACTGAGTCAAATACGTCGGCACAGGTAACTTCAATCAAGTTTTTAATCCTAGTGTTGTGGCATAAATTAAATACATACTAGTTTTTAATCATCTTGGTTGAATTGAAGTTATTATAAATCTGGTAAAAACATAGTTTCATACTAAACAACAGTACTTTTGAAATGAGATTTTACCATCAAAAAGTGAAACTGAGATGAGAAAGTTCAACAATGGACCCCCAAAGAGACATTCATGTCAGAAGATGGATCTTTCCTCTTATATGGATATTGGACTTACCACCATCTTAAATAATTCTCTATATTGTGGTGCTTTGCagccatttctcgtttgtgtactCATGACTTGGATTACTTACATGTATGCTATAGTTGGACAAGTTATATTTCGACAACCACGGAAATGACTCCTTCATATCTGAATTCTTGAGCTTTATCTCCAGATTGAATTTTAAGAGTTGGTTAAACATAAACGCGATATGGGCTTCTTGGATCTGTTTTCCCAATTTGGTCTTTTCAAGCAGTGAACCCTTCACTTGCAAATTACAAGTGTCTCAGGCTTGTGGATACTGTATACTTAGATTCTCAAAGATAACAATTCTACCTGATGCTAGAAGAAAATACTAGGAATAGAGATGTATAGATAAAATTGGAGGTTAGCTGCCTCTACTACAGAATGTCAATTGATTGAGTGACACAATTCAGAGCCAGAAGTCCAATCTCCGTAGAATCTCAGTTATTTCTTCTGATTAGTATGCATAAAGATTAAACTACTGCTTCTTTCAAATTGCTTGGATGCACACatgtcaaatacatgtttttttcttttatgttttctaataCATGCTTTGAGGGTCTCTATTTGTCGTTTGGAAGAATTTGCCTTCAATATGCACATTTTATAGTATTagcttctgttttttttttctggataGATTTACTTGTtttaacccccccccccccccccccccccccgtttttttttttaatttgaggtGTGCTCGTGTAATTGGTTTTATAATACATATGCCTCTTATATCATATCTGATGTCAGTTCCTCTGTACTCGCAGATAAGACAAGGATATTCCAATCCAAATATCCGAAGCGAAATGTTCAATCCTCATAGGGAGGAAGCTACTTCTAGTTTCATTATTGATCCAACCAAACAGTTGCGAACgagtaaagatactaaaaagGATTTCTCAGAGCACCATAATAAGAGAACTTCAGTATCTGGACCACTCATCCATGCACCTGCATGGGCTAAATCTGGGAAGGAACTTGGTGGTTCAAATAAAACCAACTTGTCAAAGTTATCTGGTTTAGTATTGGCTAGGACTACAGCTCCCTCTGAAGATCAAAAAGAGAAACCAGGTAGTTCAGGGCCTGAAACAACTAGACCAGTAGGCAGATTCCAAGGGTCATTTGATGGAGAGGATTTCACCAAAAAGCAGGATCAGATGCGTCGCACGCAAAGAATCCCCAGTAGTCATCAGATAGAAGATGAGAAAGCGAATGTGGTTAGTTCTACAAACGTTTTTCATCTTGTTAATCATTATACACTTTTACGCTTTGTTAATACCTTGGATTTTTGCAATTTCTGTTACGTAGTTTGAACTTAAATGTTTCCTCAAAATTCTTTTCAGAATGGCCATGGTCCCAAGGGAAACAAAATTTACGTCTCTGGGCCATTACTTGTTTCATCAAACAATGTTGATCAGATGCTGAAAGAGCATGATCGTCGGATCCAAGAATATGCCCGACGAGCACGACTTGACAAGAGTAGACCTGGGAAGCAAGGGATGGGgaattcatcttcatcttcaaggCATTGAGCAGCTCATAACCAAGTAACATTTCTATTCATTGTCCTCATCAAGCGTGGAGCATGGAGCATCAAGCTCCCTGGGATCCTTTGACCTTGTaacacacatacacacaccGAGCAGAGAGAGAGCTAAGCTCCCCTCTGATATAGTATTGCCTGTATAGAAAAGAGTACTGCTTCACCACATAGTACTTGGTAAGTATTTGGCTATTTGTTGCTGTTGTACCCTGTCGCATGCTTGCCTGCTTTACCCTTGTTAGAAAGGAAAATGAGCGTTCATAACCCAAATTGGTATACAACTATACATATAGTAATTATCTCTTGGAAAAACTGGTATAAGTTATAGCTAGTCGATTATTCTCTGGCATAAGTTCTGGTTCGGAGGTATGAGTTCtaggttgttttttttttttttgaaaacatGAGTTCTAGTTTCCTAGAACGAGGATGAACCTGCTGGGAGACTTATCAATGGTAATATCAGATTTTACATTATGTGACACTGAGACTTACCGGTAAAAAGGATAATAGTAATAAGGTGGAAATGATTCTAAAATATAATACAGTATTAATTACTTATATTATTAATCCTAATattgacaatatatatatatatatatatatttcagcaCGTATATCACTAATGGTCAAACGCTTGTGCAGATCCTCTAAGATCAAGGGAGGAGAGCTGAAAATATTACAAAAAGGCCTATTAAAAATTGCCCTCTTAAGAACAATCTCTATCCCTTCCTTCTGAAGGCAGACAATCATAAAAGTCAATAAAACCAACTTGAAACATTCAACTACGTATAACCAATGCGAAGGATAATAGAATCAGGGCCCTGGAGACAACTATAATCACGTTGATTTTCAACTATGTCGAACTAATCAAGACAGAAAGGTCAAGTCAAATCAGGTTCAATCCATATATCCAAACTTCCCATTAAGAAATATAACATGCACGTTGCCCTCAATGCATTTCCTTATTCAACAAGAACAATGATTCTTCTCTGTAAGCTAGCTCTGATGTCTTCTCGACCTATTCCCTTTCTCTCCCTTAAGATTTCAACCATACTTATACAGATAGCACTAATCCTCAGCTGCTTATCAAACACAGTTTCATCCACCACTGAGTTCGTCTTCAACACCAACTTCAACTCCACCAGCCTCATTCTCAATGGAAACGCCACAATCCAATCCTCCATCCTCAGCCtcacaaatgattcaacaACATTCTCTCTGGGACGTGCTCTGTACAGTCACAAAGTCCGAACAAAGCTCGCCAACTCTTCATCTCCACTTCCTTTCTCGACCTCCTTCGTATTCTCCCTTTCACCTGTGGAAGACCTCCAGCCCGGCCATGGTTTTGCCTTTGTGTTCTTGCCCTTTTCCGATTTAACTGGCGCCAGTTCTGCTCAGAATTTGGGTTTATTCAACTTGACCAACAATGGTGACCCCAATAACAATATCCTTGGTATTGAATTTGATGTGTTCAAGAACCAAGAATTTGATGATCCTAATGATAACCATGTTGGTGTGGATATCAACTCGCTCACGTCTATTCGCTCAGAGGCTGCAGGGCATTGGACCAGTAGTGAGGATGGTGAGAAGTTCAAGGAGTTGAAGCTCAACAATGGGGCCAATTACCAAGTGTGGATTGATTTTCTGGGTTCTACTATTAATGTGACTATGGCTCAAGCTGGTGTTAGAAAGCCTCACAAGCCATTGATCAGTCAGGAAGTTGATCTATCTAGGGTCCTTTTGGACGACATGTTTGTGGGTTTTAGTGGAGCAACTGGGCAGTTGGTAGAAAGCCATAGGATATTGGCTTGGAGTTTTAGTAATTCGAATTCTTCAATCGGTGATGCTTTGGTCACTGAGAATCTGCCTTCGTTTGTTGTTTCAGAGGCCTCTGTTGTTGAATCAAAAGGGTTTAAAGTAGGAATTAGTGTTGGTGGTTTCTTGGTCATTTGCTGTGGTGTTTTggtttatgtgatttttatGAAGACCAAACAAAGGAAAGGGGATGAAGAAACAGAGGACATTGAAGTATGGGAATCAGAGTTTTGGCCACACCGGATTGATTATCAAGAGATTCGAAAGGCGACGGAGGGATTTTCAGAGAAAAATGTGATCGGAACTGGAGGGATAGGGAAGGTCTATAAAGGGGCGTTGGCAGGAGAAGAAGTGGCAGTTAAAAGAATATCACACCAAGGTGGTCATGGGATGAGAGAGTTCTTGGCTGAGGTATCAAGCTTAGGAAGACTGAAGCATAGAAATTTAGTGGGATTGAGAGGCTGGTGCAAGAAAGAGAAGGGCAACCTGATATTGGTTTATGATTACATGAAAAATGGTAGCTTAGATAAGAGGCTATTTGATTGCAACGAGACAATGATGTTGAGCTgggaagagagaaaaaaggTCCTAAAAGATGTGGCTTGCGGTTTATTGTATCTGCATGAAGGTTGGGAAGCTAAGATTTTGCATAGAGACATCAAGGCAAGCAATGTGCTGCTTGATAAGGACATGAATGCAAGGTTGGGGGACTTCGGGTTGGCCCGAATGCACCATCCAGGTGAACTCAATGGCACAACGACACAAGTTGTTGGTACAGCGGGTTACATGGCACCAGAAGTGGTTCAAACAGGGCGAGCCTCAGCTGAGATAGATGTGTTTGGTTTTGGCATATTGGTGCTAGAAGTGGTCTGTGGAAGGAGGCCAATTGAAGCAGGGAAGCCGGGGCTGGTCGACTGGATTTGGACATTGATGGAAAGAGGGGGAGTGATTCATGGTGTTGATGGGCGGCTGAAGAGTAAAGGTGGATACAACCCTGATGAGGTTGAGAGGTTTCTTCGATTGGGTTTGTTGTGTGCATATCCTGAGCCTCGTGGTCGTCCAACAATGAGGCAAGTAATGCAATTGTTGGAGGGGGCAACATATTTAGGCACAGATAAGTCTGAAGGACAAGAAGGGGAAGGAATAGAAGTTAACTTGCTGCACAATATGGTAACAGCCTCAATGTGGTCTACTCGTCATATGGAGCGGAGAGGAAGGGGACACCCTGCATTTGAAGATATTAAAGAATCTCTatgttcttcttcatcattgtTTGCATCGGACATTATTCGAATTGGTAGATGATAGGATTTGTTTGCTTCAGTTTTGTGTTCCAACATATTAAGAATAGTGCAATTCTTTCATACCAAATTTTGCAGATACATTACTTTCTGAAAATGGATGGAAAACCAACAATATACATTAATCAATTTGTCAAGTACAATTTAACAGGAATGGGAGCCACACTAATAATCAAGTAAAGAATCTAAAATTGGATAGCAGCTTTCGGCAAACTTAAGGGATATGCAATTTTATGCAGACCTGAACTCAATTCTTATAAAGGTAGGGAAGACATGCAGCAGTATAGAATGGAAAGATCAAAGAAAGATACACGCAAGAGTTAAAGCATGCTGGCCTGTCATTAAGAACGAAAGCAAAAATATAGGGCCGAATTAATCATTACCAACCTGTCTGATAACTGCGTGACTTTTCCAGTCCGAAGATGCTGCTTGTAGTCGGGCACTGGCCAGATCCTAGAAAATGTGCACAAACAAAAATGATGGATCCAACAGTCTAACAACATGTCCATCACATGCATAGCTGTTCTGTTCTTCTTCATGGTGATCAGCAAAACACATTATGAGCAAAAGGACATGAAATGCAAAGAAATTCCAATAAGGGAATGCACTTCCCTCAAAATGAAATATAACTTAGAAGTTTGCTCAACACATAAATTACAAAGACATGTGGCCTTTCTCCTAATGAAAGCTCAGTCCTGATGGCCTAGTGCCTCAAACTGGGTTTGATGCATAGATAAATAACAGTGATCACTCTCCAAAAGACCCTTCGTTCCTTCCTAGTGAAGTTGGggcataaaataaataatactGATACTTCTTCCTTCCTGATCAAACCGCACTATTGCAGGCACAAACAGGCAGATTAACAAGATTCATTTTCCTCCTATAGTTGGAGTAGAATCAATTTCAATACCGAAGAGTTTCAATGTGTTGTGGTTGAGGGTGCTGTTAGCCATATTCATCAACACATCTGCTGCAGCTTCCTCTACTTGTGTGAACCCTGTATATCTTCTCCGCTTTACCCTTGACGAGTTTGAGTCCTCCTCCTCCGGATTTGATCTTTCTGCAGTGGTGGAAGAATGCTTTGACTTTTCTGCAGTTGTGGGAGGGCGATTTGATTCTTCTGCAGTTGGGGTAGGATGATATAATTCTTCTGCAGTCGCGGGAGGGCGATCCGATTCTTCTGTAGTCGCAGGAGGGTGGTTTGATTCTTCTGCAATCACAGGAGGGTGATTTGACTCCTCTGCAGTTGTGGGAGGGGGAATTGATTCTTCTGCAGTAGGGGGAGGGTGTTTTGATTCTTTTGCAGGAGCGGTAGGAGCAGCGGACGGAGCGGACTTCCTCTTCCTGTTGCTGGCTGCTTCACCGGATGCGAATGCTGCTGCTGCTAACTTGTCATTCTTTCGGAGTCGACAAATTACATAATCTCCAATATCAGCATCAAGCAGACTATACTCATCCAAATACCAACAAGCATGGTGTGGGGAGCCAACTTTCTCATACCTCAACTTCCTCTTTCGGCCAATGGGATTTCCAGTTCTGTCATCAACGATGGGCTTGGAGACATCTCCTTCGCTCCAAGTACCACCGGACCCAACCTTGCGGCCAATGCGCGACCCCTTGGGGTTCACCTTCTTCAATTGTGTAAAGAAGAACAAGTCCTGGTTACACAACTCAGCTCCCTTGAACATTTCCCATATCTCCCAAGGCTCTGTGCTTCCAAACAGATCAAACTCATGTAAAAAGTGATTCTCTTTCTTAGgtacctcctcctcctcctcccccaCCGCCACTACCTCCTCCGTCCCCGCCTCCTTTGACGGCACCGCCACCCCTTTCTGCTCATCCTCCTTGTTCTTCCAGTACTCCAGTAACGGCAAAGAAGCCGCTTGCCCCTCTCCCTCCTTGTTTTTCtccttctcttcctcctccttcttcttctcatcCTCCTCCGCTAAtatcgccgccgccgccgcttcGTCGTTCTTCTTCTCGTTGCTGTTGTCTTTGTCCTCCTCCGTCGCCAACGGAGGCTCCTCCGGCGCCGGTAAGGCCATAGTTTTCTCCTCCTCCGCCTCGACCACCTCCGCCATGAACTGCGACAGCCCCCGGCTGCCTTTCCCCTTGTTCTTATTGTACAGAAAATAACAGATCAGCTCCTGATCGGTAGGATGAAACCGAAACCCAACCGGAATGGGCCCGGAAGCTTCCATAGACGCCGCCACCGATAAGGCCAACAGATCCCTATTCCCACCGGTGCCTCCGCCAGATCTGTTGTTCTCCCGCAGCCGGCAAATGACGTATTCGGCCGATCTGATTCCCTCGAGGCTGTACTCCTCCATGTACCAGCACCCGTGCTGTCCGGAGCTCTTGTTCTCATACCGGAATTTCCTCTTCCGACCGATTGAGGTCTTCTTGTTgttcttctcctccaccaaaATCGGCCTCGACGGCTCGCCTTCGCTCCAGGTCCCCGTCCCAATCTTCCGATTAATCCGCGTCCCGTGCGGGTTCACCTTCTTGAGCTTTGTAAAGAAGAACAAGTCCTGGTCGTACAGATCGGCGCCGCCGTTGGCTTCCCAAATCGCCCACGGCTCCGCCTCGCCGTACAGGTCATACTCCGGCACCACCGCCGCCGCGGCCTCCTCATCTGCCCCCTTGTTGTCCTTGTTCTTCAGGTAGAGGTAGTGGCGGATGAGCTCCTCGTCGGTCGGGTGGAACCGGAAACCTACCGGAACGTTGGCCATTTTTTTTTGACTGGGTTTCGAAATTGGAGGGATTCTGAGCAGCTTTTTTGGGTCTGGTGGGATTTGCGAACAGATTAGAGTGATGGGAAAATGATAGAGCTTGAACTGGGAAACATCAATTGCAAAACCTAAACCTCATTCGTTTAGGAATTCCATTCCTTAAAGTGATAGGAAATTTCTCTATTTtccattttctctcttttctacGCTGCTACCCTCTGCTTCTGCCATCTGTCCGCGGGGCAGGTCTTTTGTGTTTAGCCTTCATTTCTTCATACATTTACGACTCCGCCCAGTCTCTCATTCTGACTTGTCTCTTTTAATCTTTTCTTTCGACTTTGGAGCTCTTGGAATTTCAGTTCGGCcgtcttctctctcttttattCATTCTGTAGAAATGGGTAACTTCTCTGCCAAAGCTTGAGTTTTTGGGtaattttcatttgattttgtttatcaTTTTGATCAATGATCATTGAGATAGCCCCTGTACATTCTAGAAACTAAGCTAATAGTCCATCCATTATGGTTTTTGTTTAACGATGCTAACTTTGACGCTGGGATGTTTGATTATTATGTTTATTGTGGCTGTTTCTGCTATGTTCAACACGTGCTTTTCCCCAGATTGGTGCATTTCCTCTACAATGTTAAGTTTTGCATCCA contains:
- the LOC126798630 gene encoding probable serine/threonine-protein kinase At1g54610 — its product is MGLICGKPSAVEDSRESPPKRSSLTSSKRLSDIKIPRLNSSKREVVRSKDRLDGSGGGASVKVMLIDKAINGSVRLYDDQNKSKVIENAGVTVVDHLGSRRIPRVAVAEQVAAGWPGWLSAAAAEAINGWIPRRADTFQKLNKIGQGTYSSVYKARDVLNDKFVALKKVRFDNLDPESVKFMAREILFLRRLNHPNVIKLEGLITSRTSSSLYLVFEYMEHDLTGLASRPGINFSEPQLKCYMQQLLSGLNHCHSHGVLHRDIKGSNLLIDNNGILKIADFGLASFYDPHHSVPLTSRVVTLWYRPPELLLGASKYGVAVDLWSTGCILGELYSGKPILPGKTEVEQLHKIFKLCGSPSDDYWRKLHLRHSTVIKPPQPYRRCVAETFKDLPAAALQLMESLLSVDPSDRGTAAIALNSEYFTSKPLACEPSSMPKYPPCKEIDAKLREDEARRQGAIRGRAQKVDLASRGQPSSAANANTESNTSAQIRQGYSNPNIRSEMFNPHREEATSSFIIDPTKQLRTSKDTKKDFSEHHNKRTSVSGPLIHAPAWAKSGKELGGSNKTNLSKLSGLVLARTTAPSEDQKEKPGSSGPETTRPVGRFQGSFDGEDFTKKQDQMRRTQRIPSSHQIEDEKANVNGHGPKGNKIYVSGPLLVSSNNVDQMLKEHDRRIQEYARRARLDKSRPGKQGMGNSSSSSRH
- the LOC126798629 gene encoding probable L-type lectin-domain containing receptor kinase VII.2, which produces MHVALNAFPYSTRTMILLCKLALMSSRPIPFLSLKISTILIQIALILSCLSNTVSSTTEFVFNTNFNSTSLILNGNATIQSSILSLTNDSTTFSLGRALYSHKVRTKLANSSSPLPFSTSFVFSLSPVEDLQPGHGFAFVFLPFSDLTGASSAQNLGLFNLTNNGDPNNNILGIEFDVFKNQEFDDPNDNHVGVDINSLTSIRSEAAGHWTSSEDGEKFKELKLNNGANYQVWIDFLGSTINVTMAQAGVRKPHKPLISQEVDLSRVLLDDMFVGFSGATGQLVESHRILAWSFSNSNSSIGDALVTENLPSFVVSEASVVESKGFKVGISVGGFLVICCGVLVYVIFMKTKQRKGDEETEDIEVWESEFWPHRIDYQEIRKATEGFSEKNVIGTGGIGKVYKGALAGEEVAVKRISHQGGHGMREFLAEVSSLGRLKHRNLVGLRGWCKKEKGNLILVYDYMKNGSLDKRLFDCNETMMLSWEERKKVLKDVACGLLYLHEGWEAKILHRDIKASNVLLDKDMNARLGDFGLARMHHPGELNGTTTQVVGTAGYMAPEVVQTGRASAEIDVFGFGILVLEVVCGRRPIEAGKPGLVDWIWTLMERGGVIHGVDGRLKSKGGYNPDEVERFLRLGLLCAYPEPRGRPTMRQVMQLLEGATYLGTDKSEGQEGEGIEVNLLHNMVTASMWSTRHMERRGRGHPAFEDIKESLCSSSSLFASDIIRIGR
- the LOC126798631 gene encoding uncharacterized protein LOC126798631, which codes for MANVPVGFRFHPTDEELIRHYLYLKNKDNKGADEEAAAAVVPEYDLYGEAEPWAIWEANGGADLYDQDLFFFTKLKKVNPHGTRINRKIGTGTWSEGEPSRPILVEEKNNKKTSIGRKRKFRYENKSSGQHGCWYMEEYSLEGIRSAEYVICRLRENNRSGGGTGGNRDLLALSVAASMEASGPIPVGFRFHPTDQELICYFLYNKNKGKGSRGLSQFMAEVVEAEEEKTMALPAPEEPPLATEEDKDNSNEKKNDEAAAAAILAEEDEKKKEEEEKEKNKEGEGQAASLPLLEYWKNKEDEQKGVAVPSKEAGTEEVVAVGEEEEEVPKKENHFLHEFDLFGSTEPWEIWEMFKGAELCNQDLFFFTQLKKVNPKGSRIGRKVGSGGTWSEGDVSKPIVDDRTGNPIGRKRKLRYEKVGSPHHACWYLDEYSLLDADIGDYVICRLRKNDKLAAAAFASGEAASNRKRKSAPSAAPTAPAKESKHPPPTAEESIPPPTTAEESNHPPVIAEESNHPPATTEESDRPPATAEELYHPTPTAEESNRPPTTAEKSKHSSTTAERSNPEEEDSNSSRVKRRRYTGFTQVEEAAADVLMNMANSTLNHNTLKLFGIEIDSTPTIGGK